AGTGTCTTGTGCCGTAAGGTAAGATTGTGCCTGTGTGGCTGATAGGACTCCTATAGTAGACAAACAGTAAAAACTGAAGCTTAATAGTAATCAACATATAAAACAGGATATAACTTAGTCCCAAGAATAAACCACTACCACTACCACAACCACTGAACATGCCTGTAAGAATTCAAACCCACGAAACCACTTCTAGAAACACGCTTCGGGAAACACAAGCAGGTGCAAGAGTAAGTACCCTCAAGTTGTTTCTATTGCCGGCAGACCTATCCACATTAGCCAAGCGGTATTCATGCATAATCCAATTGGTTTTGACACCTCTTGGAGCTTTTCCAGCATAGAACACCAGAGCCTTCTTGATTGCCAGAGTCTTGGGCTTCCCCACCGGCTTATCCGCCCCGGTGGCCTTCCAGTAACCGGTTCCCGCCGCCCGATTCGGCCTTGAACCGTTCGGATACTTCCGGTCTCTTGGGGAGAAGAAATACCATTCCTTTTCACCATACAGTGACATTCCTGTTAATTATCAACCATACAGTATTTACTACCAATCATCAAGAACCAGAGGGCAAAAAACTAGAAAGTTCATagtgaaagacaaaagaattaaagaaaaaaacattttcttgaaaatttttcaaaaaaaaaagttggaacAATCTATACAGAATTCTTAAGTAggttttttgttattttaactTATTCCTCTTCGAGCAATTCCCCAAATCACAGAAGCATACGGAGTATCCAAAACAGAGGAAATTCGAGGTCTGAAAATGGAGAATTTCAGTAGAATTCactaataaaaaagttgattttCCTGGACGAATttcctaaaataataataaatgaaaaatcgAAGAAAAACCtagacacaaaaaaattataccagGAAGTTGCCATGGATCGAACTTGTAAAGATCAATCTCAGCTATAATTGGGACTGCAATCTGCTGTCCGGCACACCTCCGGCAGAGATAATGCACGACAAGCTCCTCGTCGGTCGGATGGAACCTGAACCCCGCCGGCAAATTCAATTGCTGCTCACCTCCCTTCATTCACTCCCCAAAActcttgttgttgttgtttatgtgtgtgtagaCTAGAATCCCAAGTCCAATTTTGCTGCGATCCTGCTCTGAAACGAAGAGGAATGGAAGCTTTgtgatgtatatatacatgtgcTGGTGGGGTGGTGGGGGCCCTCATTGACGCCATTGCTCTctgtagtagtagtagtatatttacataaacGTGCGTCATTGAATCTATTCAAATACATATACTATTCTATACATATTGACTCTGTGCCGTTGGTGGacgaacttatttatttatttatttattttttatgtggacccaaatttattttgattgaatcAAAATAATCACACAGcatatacttaatttattattaattattttattttaattatacattaattatatattgaagatattataattgtttcaAATCTGATCAAATTCGGCTCGAAAAAAATTTCCTTGTGGACATTTTTATCCTCTCCCATATATTTTCGTGTTCGATGCATgtataaagtataaaattaatatttagagttaattatatttgtacgtgatctgaaaatacaaaattatattttttttcaaaaaattttgatattacacttacacctcatccgaaaattttcaatttactttttatctttttttattagagtttggataaaaaatgctgacgaaagcaaaaaaaaatataaatttttaatttttgccctcatttaataattctatgtatctttttacatattaaataaggggtaaaaatgaaacatttatgcaccttttttattaatgtcgatatttttagtccaaatcCTAAGTAAGGTGTAGATGGTGAACTTTCAGAGGGGATATacgtgtaattttaaaatttttgaaagaaagtGTAGTTTCGTATTTTTAGAaggggtctaagtgtaattaccgtaatatttatgtacttcattttaattatatatccgTGAAGGAAAATACATTAgttaaagtattttatatttttcagattttgattatgattttttaattaatattgaataaaagtaaaagtatcaaaataattgtaggatattaattaagttgcaattatcaaatcaaatatgtattgatattaccaaaaaaaaatttattagtgAGAAAAAGATCAAGTTACAGtgttactattattattattatcattaattatatgtacataaatatatatgtattataagtgatgaaaatttttatttttttttgcaatattgagtttcataatatataatagtaacaattatttcatataaattgtAAGGAGTAAATATTAGTGACGAAAAAGGAATTGTGAATAATAAGATCatcactataaataattaattacatttgtatAGTGGCGATATAGTaacaagaattataaataactttacGCATAAATTCTcgttaataattatattttgataaaatcaaaattatcatcaaTTAATACATGTCTTTAGTCacaattataaaagtatatttgatattttatcgctaacattattttttattttaatgaaagtcttctaattatattccatatatatctatatatataatatgctggattttataaatttttaacaaatttagtactattaatttatgtgcgttatatagattatggcgtatcatTTGACCTGTCAATGGAGAAACCACCACAATGTGGTCTAATATTCATTTCCTAGGTTGCCCTCATTATTTTATGCTTTCTCCCAATCAAAGATAAGTACATAATGAAATGATGTGACAGCTTTATCTTATCACAAGGGCAACAAAGTCATTTGCTAATGTAATCATTCCAATATATTTCATACTAAACGTGAcctaaataatgaaatttgagACGCTTTTAGCATACGGAGCGACCACCGAATATAATAGCCACCATCATtgtggaagatattagacagaggattatcagtgttaatttatctcgttctCTTAGTTCATGTgcattatatagattatggcatatcccttggcctgtcgagggaaaaaccaccagttgagcactgttgtactgtacgatcttgttttattaataaaacttacatttacccaaaaacaTGACCTATCATCCGATTTTTAGTATTAAGTATACATATCATAATTCACTCAATCATGTCACCATCACATTTTAAATCACAAGTTAATACATCTCAAAATATCCCATCATCCAATATAGAGAAGGCCTTAATGATAGTAATCAATTGTTACAAAGTGATTActttatttggttttattttcaaattatatccGAAATGAGTCAAAACATGCTCAATGTTTTCTCTTATACAGAGACACcatattttgtatttctctcacatttgatataaatacatatatgtataaatatatacaaatatgacatgatttgacaataaataataacttcTGTcccccaaaacacaacatcaaacatacaatacttattttaaattatccctaaaaataaatttaaacatacatattatatttaatacatatttatttatttttattttctcgtTTTCTATCTCCGCATAACACtgcaaaaataattagcaTGTGGTTGGGGAAGAGGCGTTTAGGTGGGGGAGCTGACCGCAGCGCAGCCCAAAAGGGCAGGGAAGAATTGGTGACGTAATCATACTATGCGACGTCGGATAATGCGTCATGGCTTTCGTCAGACGCACCCGCCGTCAGCTGTCGAAAGTTGGGAATTTTATTGGGGGAGTCAAACTCTGTTGCCCGAGTCGTGTGTTATGAACCTTTAGCGTCCGCAGTcccacaaaataataataataattgaagtataaataataataataattattattatgtatatttaattagtatatatataattttgaaatttatattaatgtactatagataataataaattaaaataattgaatttcttgCTTTGTGAaagtatatgtaaataattaaaaaaattggtcggttctcaaataatgagaaattgaaaataaacagAAGATTTATTTGAAGGTACT
Above is a genomic segment from Sesamum indicum cultivar Zhongzhi No. 13 linkage group LG13, S_indicum_v1.0, whole genome shotgun sequence containing:
- the LOC105176086 gene encoding NAC domain-containing protein 2, producing the protein MKGGEQQLNLPAGFRFHPTDEELVVHYLCRRCAGQQIAVPIIAEIDLYKFDPWQLPGMSLYGEKEWYFFSPRDRKYPNGSRPNRAAGTGYWKATGADKPVGKPKTLAIKKALVFYAGKAPRGVKTNWIMHEYRLANVDRSAGNRNNLRLDDWVLCRIYNKKGTLDKHYMNVDKEAMQFSDSEEQKPEVNGFPYDGMVALVQAPQSLPSQRMNAYTHLNTSESVPKLHTDSSSSEHAFSPEFEEVKSEPKWSEFEIPTNFQLNYMDGFQDDPFSSQMQYNDQLFLFQDMFGYMQKPF